In Wolinella succinogenes DSM 1740, a single genomic region encodes these proteins:
- a CDS encoding vWA domain-containing protein has translation MIILYPWVWLLLLPFYFLRRLFKNRSDALLFPRARLFEIAPRHAPIQEILLFSTLALLLLALSRPILPYGANTPEKSADSWVFLIDTSASMAHPQGEESRLEKAKALLETLLREHAKGSVSIVIFGEHAMTLVPLSRDIPSIIAFLHTLKAKEAGKATALYDAIFEGISTLSSRSLEHPKLFLLSDGLENASRSSLEELLGALKSCSIPLYPLLLEPEDASLELERLARESGGALIHPQEPSSWAALLEILRPHPSQTSLTQGVELYIYPLFFSLLSLLGWLYWVYRPRLDSLWSKGVPWRF, from the coding sequence GTGATCATCCTCTACCCTTGGGTCTGGCTTTTGCTCCTCCCTTTCTACTTTTTGAGGCGACTCTTTAAGAATCGCTCTGATGCGCTCCTCTTCCCTCGTGCTCGACTTTTTGAGATTGCCCCAAGGCACGCCCCAATCCAAGAGATCCTCCTCTTTAGCACCCTTGCTCTTTTGCTCCTAGCCCTCTCTAGACCCATCCTCCCTTATGGAGCCAACACTCCAGAGAAGAGTGCTGATTCTTGGGTCTTTTTGATTGACACAAGCGCCTCGATGGCGCACCCCCAAGGAGAAGAGAGCCGACTTGAGAAGGCCAAGGCCCTTCTTGAAACACTCCTAAGAGAGCACGCCAAGGGAAGCGTCTCCATCGTGATTTTTGGCGAGCACGCCATGACGCTGGTGCCTCTTAGCCGCGACATCCCCTCCATCATCGCCTTTTTGCACACCCTAAAAGCCAAAGAGGCGGGCAAGGCGACCGCCCTTTATGACGCCATTTTTGAAGGAATCTCTACGCTCTCCTCCCGCTCTTTAGAGCACCCCAAGCTCTTTTTACTAAGCGATGGATTGGAAAATGCCTCTAGAAGTTCACTAGAAGAGCTCCTAGGGGCTTTAAAGAGCTGCTCCATCCCCCTCTATCCTCTACTCTTAGAGCCTGAAGATGCCTCCTTGGAGCTAGAGCGTCTCGCTAGAGAGAGCGGAGGTGCGCTCATCCACCCCCAAGAGCCCTCCTCTTGGGCGGCTCTTTTGGAGATTCTTCGCCCCCATCCAAGCCAAACCTCCTTGACACAAGGAGTGGAGCTCTACATCTATCCGCTCTTCTTCTCTCTGCTCTCTCTGCTTGGATGGCTCTATTGGGTCTATCGCCCCCGCCTTGATTCCCTTTGGAGCAAAGGAGTTCCATGGAGATTCTAA
- the polA gene encoding DNA polymerase I — protein MKTLTIIDTFGFLFRSYFALPPLKSPSGFPTGLLMGFANLIAQIAKEYRSDYIVFALDSKEEGIRKEIDANYKAQRPDVPEELLKQLPVALEWIEKMGFKNITIPGYEADDVIASVNYFANSHDVFVKIISHDKDLYQLIDGNTFLFDPLKKQEIREEQCIAKYGVSPAQFVDYQSLVGDSADNVPGVKGVGAKSAQKLIESFGSLEGIYERLEEVTPERLRGLLEMGREDAYRSRELVRLREHLLEDFDLESCRFPSLHPLLSISGELMDLGMKRVLEKIQKEGEWIAPSTPSAPKSSPLKGNFVRRTELVDSTKRLEELLSSLTPSSVVAFDTETDSLETRSAKLVGFSFSLEGEVGYYVPVAHSYLGAGDQVSLEEARGAIEKIFSAQVVGHNLKFDLEILHGALGFYPKGRIGDSMILAWLLDSGAPVGLDFQMKRWFGHEMIPFEKMVKKGETFAQVALEEAAEYAGEDALATYRLYFRLEEELKKRGCESLLGLAESLEFPFIHTLIEMEERGIRVDTEFFARLNAEVEVRIRELSGEVFAHAGGEFNLNSTQQLGGVLFEKLHLPSGKKTKTGYSTDEKVLSELLGVHPIIEPILEYRELFKLKSTYIEPLTRFALQDKNRRIYTSFLHTGTSTGRLSSKNPNLQNIPVKTEAGRKIRQGFIASEGNLLISLDYSQIELRLLAHFSQDPALVAAFKAGADIHYETAKKIFGEREAKAHRGIAKTINFGLIYGMGSRKLSETLRISPKEAKGYIDSYFASFPTVKSFLKAQEEFALEHGYTETLLGRRRYFEFQQAPEYQKAAYLREAVNCIFQGSAADLIKLAMNEIRRRFAQEESLWLLLQVHDELIFEAPKEHAEALARELALVMEGIHPLRVPLQCGISLGEHWGALK, from the coding sequence ATGAAAACCCTCACGATTATTGACACTTTTGGATTCCTCTTTCGCAGTTACTTTGCGCTTCCTCCGCTAAAGAGTCCTAGCGGATTCCCTACAGGGCTACTCATGGGCTTTGCCAATCTCATCGCCCAAATCGCTAAAGAGTATCGGAGCGACTACATCGTCTTTGCGCTTGATAGCAAGGAGGAGGGGATTAGAAAGGAGATTGATGCCAACTACAAAGCTCAGCGTCCTGATGTGCCTGAAGAGCTTTTAAAACAGCTTCCTGTGGCATTGGAGTGGATTGAGAAGATGGGCTTTAAGAACATCACGATTCCAGGCTATGAGGCGGATGATGTGATTGCCTCGGTCAACTATTTTGCCAACAGTCATGATGTTTTTGTGAAGATCATCAGCCATGACAAAGACCTCTATCAGCTTATTGATGGCAACACTTTCCTCTTTGATCCGCTCAAAAAGCAAGAGATCAGGGAGGAGCAGTGCATCGCTAAGTATGGCGTTTCGCCCGCTCAGTTTGTGGATTATCAGAGTTTGGTGGGCGATAGTGCGGACAATGTTCCGGGAGTGAAGGGAGTGGGAGCCAAGAGCGCGCAAAAATTGATTGAGAGCTTTGGAAGCTTGGAGGGGATTTATGAGCGCTTGGAGGAGGTTACACCAGAGCGCCTTAGGGGGCTTTTGGAGATGGGTCGTGAGGATGCCTATCGCAGTCGGGAGCTGGTGAGATTAAGGGAGCATCTTTTAGAGGATTTTGATCTAGAATCGTGCCGCTTTCCCTCGCTCCACCCCCTGCTCTCCATCAGCGGAGAGCTCATGGATTTGGGCATGAAGCGCGTGTTAGAGAAGATTCAAAAAGAGGGAGAGTGGATCGCTCCCTCGACCCCCTCCGCGCCTAAGTCTTCGCCCCTCAAAGGGAATTTTGTGCGCCGTACGGAGCTTGTCGATTCGACTAAGCGTCTAGAGGAGCTTCTCTCTTCGCTCACCCCCTCTAGTGTCGTGGCGTTTGACACAGAGACCGATTCGCTAGAGACAAGGAGTGCGAAGCTCGTTGGTTTCTCTTTTTCTCTAGAGGGAGAGGTGGGCTACTATGTCCCTGTGGCGCACTCCTATTTGGGTGCGGGGGATCAGGTGAGCCTAGAGGAGGCTAGAGGAGCGATTGAGAAGATTTTTAGTGCTCAGGTGGTGGGGCATAACCTCAAGTTTGACCTTGAGATTCTTCATGGGGCTTTAGGATTCTATCCCAAGGGGCGAATCGGAGATAGTATGATTTTGGCGTGGCTCCTTGATTCGGGTGCGCCTGTAGGGCTTGATTTTCAGATGAAGCGCTGGTTTGGTCACGAGATGATTCCCTTTGAAAAGATGGTCAAAAAGGGCGAGACTTTTGCACAGGTGGCGCTTGAAGAGGCAGCGGAGTATGCGGGAGAAGATGCTTTGGCGACCTATCGACTCTATTTTCGTCTAGAGGAGGAGCTCAAAAAGAGAGGATGCGAGTCGCTCCTGGGGCTGGCAGAGAGCTTGGAATTCCCCTTTATCCATACGCTCATCGAGATGGAAGAGCGAGGTATTCGGGTCGATACTGAGTTTTTTGCGCGCCTCAACGCTGAGGTGGAGGTGCGTATTAGAGAGCTAAGCGGTGAGGTTTTTGCCCATGCAGGAGGGGAGTTTAATCTCAACTCCACGCAGCAGCTAGGGGGCGTGCTCTTTGAGAAGCTCCACCTTCCCTCAGGGAAAAAGACCAAAACAGGCTATAGCACCGATGAAAAGGTGTTGAGCGAGCTTTTGGGGGTGCATCCTATCATTGAGCCCATCTTGGAATATCGGGAGCTTTTCAAACTCAAAAGCACCTATATTGAGCCGCTCACACGATTCGCCCTCCAAGATAAGAATCGAAGAATCTACACCTCATTCCTCCATACGGGCACCTCAACAGGGCGACTCAGCTCTAAAAATCCCAACCTCCAAAATATCCCTGTCAAAACCGAAGCAGGGCGCAAAATTCGTCAGGGATTTATTGCGAGTGAGGGGAATCTTCTCATTAGTCTGGACTATTCGCAGATTGAGCTAAGGCTTCTGGCGCACTTTTCGCAAGATCCCGCATTGGTGGCGGCCTTTAAGGCGGGAGCGGACATCCACTATGAGACGGCGAAAAAAATCTTTGGAGAAAGGGAGGCAAAAGCCCATCGAGGGATCGCCAAAACGATCAACTTTGGACTCATCTATGGCATGGGCTCGCGCAAACTCTCTGAAACGCTCCGCATTTCACCCAAAGAGGCCAAAGGCTACATCGATAGCTACTTCGCCTCGTTTCCCACGGTCAAATCGTTTCTCAAAGCCCAAGAGGAGTTTGCCCTAGAGCATGGCTACACCGAGACGCTTTTAGGGAGGAGACGCTATTTTGAGTTTCAACAGGCTCCAGAGTATCAAAAAGCGGCCTATTTGAGGGAGGCAGTCAACTGCATCTTCCAAGGGAGCGCAGCCGATCTCATTAAGCTGGCGATGAATGAGATCAGGCGACGATTCGCCCAAGAGGAATCGCTTTGGCTTTTGCTTCAAGTGCACGATGAGCTGATTTTTGAAGCTCCCAAAGAGCACGCGGAGGCACTAGCTAGAGAGCTTGCCTTGGTGATGGAGGGAATCCACCCTCTAAGAGTGCCCCTTCAATGCGGAATCTCGCTAGGAGAGCATTGGGGCGCGCTGAAATAG
- a CDS encoding methyl-accepting chemotaxis protein: protein MDPKEHTGIGAVSALCNHFKCSSDELSSKLANYTFGIEIDGEVYIRSMASIDPKNETLHFYCDLEAGEELWLLEKSSLIKSTRKDFELFCQNKPKPLGAIFNDCILRRLCNSEEIHRLDSFKGFPVAGFSTFGELLGVNINQTLTAIFFYRVEDQPFGDEYVDRFVQKYAGFKSYFLLRKINRQTMIDRVNQAMLARIKKGMPIMQGIGKTLQDAVGSIETIQESLSRVEEEFSLFAQSIERGSAKNSDLAQEVHSLINNVRDIRAVMGVISDIADQTNLLALNAAIEAARAGEHGRGFAVVADEVRKLAERTQKSLGETHVSVNTIVQAVEGMGESMKQVSQSLLEVSSKSGSLGEDMKRLADESQSVSKEIHSQSMLTLALNEELEKLQAYEKTLDVLHQEE, encoded by the coding sequence ATGGATCCCAAAGAGCACACGGGCATTGGCGCCGTCTCAGCCCTCTGCAATCACTTCAAATGCTCTAGCGATGAGCTCTCCTCTAAGCTCGCCAACTACACCTTTGGAATCGAGATTGATGGCGAGGTCTATATTCGCTCCATGGCTTCCATCGACCCCAAAAACGAGACCCTCCACTTCTACTGCGATCTAGAGGCAGGGGAGGAACTTTGGCTTTTGGAGAAGAGCAGCTTGATCAAAAGCACACGCAAGGATTTCGAGCTCTTTTGCCAAAACAAGCCCAAGCCCCTAGGTGCTATCTTCAACGACTGCATTCTACGCCGTCTCTGCAACAGCGAAGAGATTCACCGACTCGATTCTTTTAAAGGATTTCCTGTGGCTGGATTCTCCACCTTTGGGGAGCTGCTTGGGGTGAATATCAATCAAACCCTCACGGCGATCTTTTTTTATCGCGTGGAAGATCAGCCCTTTGGTGATGAGTATGTGGATCGATTCGTCCAAAAATACGCTGGCTTTAAGAGCTACTTTCTCTTGCGGAAAATCAATCGCCAAACGATGATTGATCGAGTCAATCAGGCAATGCTAGCCCGAATCAAAAAGGGAATGCCCATCATGCAAGGCATTGGCAAAACCCTCCAAGACGCGGTGGGCTCCATTGAAACCATCCAAGAATCACTCTCTAGGGTCGAGGAGGAGTTTTCACTTTTTGCCCAAAGCATTGAGAGGGGGAGTGCCAAAAATTCCGATCTCGCTCAAGAGGTTCACTCACTCATCAACAATGTGCGCGATATTCGCGCGGTCATGGGTGTGATTTCAGATATTGCCGATCAGACCAACCTCCTCGCGCTCAATGCCGCCATCGAAGCCGCTAGAGCGGGCGAGCATGGCAGGGGATTTGCCGTAGTGGCCGATGAGGTGAGGAAGCTAGCTGAGCGCACCCAAAAGAGCCTTGGCGAGACGCATGTCTCGGTCAATACGATCGTTCAAGCAGTCGAGGGGATGGGAGAGAGTATGAAGCAAGTGAGCCAAAGCCTCCTGGAGGTCTCTTCTAAGAGTGGCTCCCTGGGAGAGGATATGAAACGCCTCGCGGATGAGAGCCAGAGCGTCTCCAAAGAGATTCACTCTCAATCCATGCTCACCCTCGCGCTCAATGAAGAACTAGAGAAGCTTCAAGCCTACGAAAAGACGCTTGATGTTTTACATCAGGAGGAGTGA
- a CDS encoding FIST N-terminal domain-containing protein, whose product MFSFFNSTSKIENHSHLPQEIITLTLGAEEIKGITERFPFSPKAIFGFLSPDLDFATTASKLHQAIGLETPLILSSTAGELCTLDGEKSLSSLYSRDDSKKIVLLLFSESILSDIFVASIPLFSEDIDQKGFPVAQKIQRITQEIQKIKVPFKIHHEDTLGYTLIDGLSRSESFFMEAIYQSGSFPCLLVGGSAGGKLDFQNTYIYDG is encoded by the coding sequence ATGTTTAGCTTTTTTAACTCTACATCAAAAATAGAGAATCACTCTCACCTCCCCCAAGAGATCATTACGCTCACTCTAGGAGCAGAAGAGATCAAGGGAATCACCGAGCGTTTCCCTTTCTCTCCGAAGGCCATCTTTGGTTTTCTCTCTCCTGATCTTGATTTTGCCACCACCGCCTCCAAGCTCCACCAAGCCATCGGCTTAGAGACGCCCCTTATCCTCTCTAGCACTGCTGGTGAGCTCTGCACACTAGATGGAGAGAAATCCCTCTCCTCTCTCTACTCGCGAGATGATTCCAAGAAGATCGTCCTGCTCCTCTTCTCTGAGTCGATTTTAAGTGATATTTTTGTTGCCTCCATTCCCCTTTTTAGCGAGGATATCGACCAAAAAGGATTCCCCGTTGCTCAAAAGATTCAACGAATCACTCAAGAGATTCAAAAGATCAAGGTTCCTTTCAAAATTCATCACGAAGACACGCTAGGCTACACGCTCATTGATGGACTTAGCCGCAGCGAGAGTTTCTTTATGGAAGCTATCTATCAAAGCGGGAGCTTCCCTTGCCTCCTTGTCGGAGGGAGTGCGGGCGGAAAGCTTGACTTCCAAAACACCTACATTTATGATGGATAA
- a CDS encoding mechanosensitive ion channel family protein, whose product MPKPLSLLFLLCLSWLHLYAEPTPPPAPLSEPSVSQKLKGLQAHYLDEKNIWLSAYKNIKNYQEILLEIQILEDKLKQGGLSRKQRVDSNLRLDTLKSKLELYSNFEKSFTDILRLPLEAEGIASMNLFSYLTKSYEKEIHKYQKLYASIKSDYEGAIDYIKEYKRRTLALLEESHDQEEEREIERFIFTLNDDLAYLESSQDIVFGLGDKLKLYENRLYKSVEEYRGTELPKIEITILLLLGVFALIYFTRRLVTRHVHDDERRFGILKTINILFILSVILVVIFTFSDNILYGLTFLGFVGAGLVVSLKEVVQNFIAWFYLSFSGLIKVGDRILLYHETRPVIGDIIAITTNKIVLYEGINHTTAQELKRAGRIVFIPNHYVFNHFIFNYTHENMKTLYDLIEIDLDPSSDLALAQKIALEVIYDRTGRYIELGKKQYGSLRAKYDLRHVDFKPQIHFTVENEKKAIRMQMWFVSPYRDIMQVRSEITQEFLGAIANKEEVRLKG is encoded by the coding sequence TTGCCTAAGCCTCTATCCCTCCTCTTCCTCTTGTGTCTCTCTTGGCTCCACCTCTATGCTGAGCCGACCCCACCCCCCGCTCCTTTGAGTGAACCTTCGGTTTCACAAAAGCTGAAAGGACTTCAAGCTCACTATCTAGACGAGAAAAATATCTGGCTAAGCGCCTATAAAAACATCAAAAACTACCAAGAGATTCTTTTAGAGATTCAGATTTTAGAGGACAAGCTCAAGCAAGGGGGCTTGAGCCGCAAACAGAGAGTGGATAGCAACTTGCGCCTTGACACTCTCAAATCAAAACTTGAGCTCTATAGTAATTTCGAAAAGAGCTTCACCGATATCCTGCGCCTCCCTCTTGAAGCAGAGGGTATCGCCTCCATGAACCTCTTTAGCTATCTCACCAAGAGTTATGAAAAAGAGATTCATAAATACCAAAAACTCTACGCCAGCATCAAGAGCGACTACGAGGGGGCGATTGACTACATCAAGGAGTACAAACGCCGCACGCTTGCCCTTCTAGAAGAATCGCACGACCAAGAGGAGGAGCGCGAGATTGAGCGATTCATCTTCACCCTCAATGATGATCTCGCCTACCTAGAGAGCTCTCAGGATATTGTTTTTGGCCTAGGGGACAAGCTCAAACTCTATGAAAATCGCCTCTACAAAAGCGTGGAAGAGTATCGAGGGACTGAGCTTCCCAAGATTGAGATCACGATTCTTCTCCTCTTGGGCGTCTTTGCCCTCATCTACTTCACGCGCCGCCTTGTAACTCGCCATGTGCATGACGATGAGAGACGCTTTGGGATTCTTAAAACCATCAATATTCTCTTCATTCTCTCGGTGATTCTAGTCGTGATCTTCACCTTCTCTGACAATATCCTCTATGGGCTCACCTTTTTGGGCTTTGTGGGTGCTGGCTTGGTTGTCTCCCTCAAGGAGGTGGTGCAGAATTTCATTGCCTGGTTTTATCTCAGCTTCTCTGGATTGATCAAAGTGGGGGATCGTATCCTCCTCTATCACGAGACACGCCCAGTGATTGGCGATATCATCGCTATCACCACTAACAAAATCGTCCTTTATGAGGGGATCAACCATACCACCGCTCAAGAGCTCAAGCGTGCAGGAAGAATCGTCTTCATCCCCAACCACTATGTTTTCAACCACTTCATCTTCAACTACACCCATGAAAATATGAAAACCCTCTATGACCTCATCGAGATTGATCTAGATCCAAGCAGTGATCTCGCTCTCGCCCAAAAGATCGCACTAGAGGTGATCTACGATCGAACAGGGCGCTATATTGAGCTTGGCAAAAAACAGTATGGCTCGCTTCGCGCCAAATATGATCTACGCCATGTTGACTTTAAACCCCAAATTCACTTCACCGTGGAGAACGAAAAAAAGGCGATTCGGATGCAGATGTGGTTTGTCTCCCCCTACCGAGACATCATGCAGGTGCGAAGCGAGATCACGCAAGAGTTCCTTGGGGCTATCGCCAACAAAGAAGAAGTAAGGCTCAAGGGCTAA
- a CDS encoding HIT family protein, which produces METIYAPWRSAYFGEEKIKGCVFCHLSETPHQDEEHKVFYRDDLCLAVMNKFPYTPGHFMIIPHAHVDTPTLLSEESWLHLSRLAQKGVALLEAFGAHGVNYGINIKRSGGAGIPDHLHLHLVPRWSGDTNFITAIGDSRIYGVDFEGIFQSIKKLSKVHFA; this is translated from the coding sequence ATGGAGACGATCTACGCCCCATGGAGAAGCGCCTATTTTGGCGAGGAGAAGATCAAAGGGTGCGTCTTTTGCCACCTCAGCGAAACCCCCCATCAAGATGAGGAGCACAAAGTCTTCTACCGAGATGATCTCTGCTTGGCCGTGATGAACAAATTTCCCTACACACCAGGGCACTTCATGATCATCCCTCACGCCCATGTGGACACCCCCACTCTCCTCTCTGAAGAATCATGGCTCCATCTAAGCCGCCTAGCCCAAAAAGGCGTTGCCCTCTTGGAGGCTTTTGGAGCACATGGGGTCAACTATGGAATCAACATCAAACGAAGTGGTGGCGCAGGGATTCCCGATCACCTCCACCTCCACCTCGTTCCACGATGGAGCGGAGACACCAACTTCATCACCGCCATTGGCGATTCTAGGATTTATGGGGTTGACTTTGAGGGAATCTTCCAGTCAATCAAAAAACTCTCCAAGGTTCACTTTGCCTAA
- a CDS encoding Mur ligase family protein, giving the protein METLELFKVISRWLFLLSIGYYLLTNLQWYSYKIERVFFKHHKWRWHILYFFMPILFFFLLGDYFYIYLYVAQLPGVMLWAKKLDKPLIFTGRVKRFFAIYAGFMLFSELLCTTTGGECDKVLYLFPLFFTILITYVLERVLLNRYATAAKDKLASMPNLTIIAITGSYGKTSLKNFLAQILNDNFKVHASPRSVNTFAGIVADINENLSPLSDIYIAEAGARTRGDIKEIGVLLEHHYGIVGKVGEQHMEYFRTLENVRETKFELAQSPRLKELFSYEGNTPPSGIKATSFPTETRNIKATLKGTSFEMLIEGQFYPFETEVLGEFNVTNISAAILVALRLGIPIEKIQRQVARLKPIPHRLQKMEVNLKLILDDSFNGNLEGMLEAIRLSSLYYGRKVIVTPGLVESTEEANTTLAQAINETFDIAILTGELNLKTLSAHIQKPQKVVVKEKEALEEVLKATTREGDLILFANDAPSYI; this is encoded by the coding sequence GTGGAAACTTTAGAGCTCTTCAAGGTCATCTCGCGTTGGCTTTTTCTCCTCTCCATTGGCTACTATCTCCTCACCAATCTCCAGTGGTATAGCTACAAGATAGAGCGTGTCTTTTTCAAACACCACAAGTGGAGATGGCATATCCTCTACTTCTTTATGCCGATTCTCTTCTTCTTCCTCCTTGGAGACTATTTCTATATCTACCTCTATGTCGCCCAGCTTCCCGGAGTGATGCTATGGGCAAAGAAGCTGGATAAGCCACTCATCTTCACGGGGCGAGTGAAACGATTCTTTGCCATCTATGCAGGATTCATGCTCTTTAGCGAGCTTCTTTGCACCACCACAGGGGGAGAGTGCGACAAGGTTCTCTACCTCTTCCCGCTTTTCTTCACGATTCTCATCACCTATGTGCTAGAGAGGGTGCTACTCAATCGCTACGCCACGGCCGCCAAAGACAAGCTCGCCTCCATGCCCAATCTCACGATTATTGCCATCACGGGAAGCTATGGAAAAACCAGTCTCAAAAATTTCTTAGCCCAGATCCTCAATGATAATTTCAAGGTTCACGCTTCGCCTAGGAGTGTCAACACCTTCGCAGGAATCGTGGCAGATATCAATGAAAATCTCTCACCCCTAAGCGACATCTACATCGCTGAGGCGGGCGCACGCACTAGGGGAGATATCAAAGAGATCGGGGTGCTTTTGGAGCACCACTACGGAATCGTAGGCAAAGTGGGCGAACAGCACATGGAGTATTTTAGGACGCTAGAGAATGTACGCGAAACCAAATTTGAGCTTGCCCAAAGCCCCCGCCTCAAAGAGCTCTTTTCCTACGAGGGAAACACGCCCCCCTCTGGAATCAAAGCGACCTCTTTCCCTACGGAAACACGAAACATCAAGGCCACTCTCAAAGGCACTTCCTTTGAAATGCTCATCGAAGGTCAATTTTATCCTTTTGAAACCGAGGTTTTGGGGGAATTTAATGTGACCAACATCTCCGCAGCCATCCTTGTGGCGCTCCGCCTTGGAATCCCTATTGAAAAGATTCAACGCCAAGTGGCTCGCCTCAAGCCCATCCCCCATCGCCTCCAAAAGATGGAGGTCAATTTAAAATTGATTTTAGATGATAGCTTCAATGGAAATCTTGAAGGGATGCTAGAGGCCATCCGCCTCTCCTCACTCTACTACGGACGCAAGGTGATCGTCACCCCTGGACTTGTAGAGAGCACCGAGGAAGCCAACACCACTTTAGCCCAAGCCATCAATGAGACCTTTGATATTGCCATCCTCACGGGTGAGCTCAATCTCAAGACCCTCTCCGCTCACATCCAAAAACCGCAAAAAGTGGTCGTGAAAGAGAAGGAAGCGCTTGAGGAGGTACTCAAAGCCACCACTCGCGAAGGGGATTTAATCCTTTTTGCCAACGATGCACCAAGTTATATCTAA
- a CDS encoding alpha/beta fold hydrolase, with protein MAQKEIRYGEATFPLSYEILNPSAPRDILFLHGWGSNKEIMKQAFGRSFADFRHLYLDLPGFGGTPNELVLATRDYAKITQAFLSEVGFKGDFIAGHSFGGKVATLLSPQNLILLSSAGILLPKSLKIKSKIALAKIAKPLLGGVLTERLRSEDAKGMPQNMYETFKNVVDEDFSPHFRESRSLGFLFWGKEDRATPLECGCKIASLMPRATLFPLEGDHYFFLNQATLIEGIVKKGIALKTYHFKITGKVQGVGYRKFTQRVAQEMGLKGHVRNMEDGSVEALCTLEESQYEPFIKALHQGPLRSKVEAIEASEVESRPLEGFEILY; from the coding sequence GTGGCGCAAAAAGAGATTCGCTATGGCGAGGCGACCTTTCCTCTCTCTTATGAGATTTTAAATCCAAGTGCCCCTAGGGATATTCTCTTTTTACACGGGTGGGGTAGCAACAAAGAGATCATGAAGCAGGCCTTTGGGCGATCCTTTGCTGATTTTCGCCATCTCTATCTTGATCTGCCGGGCTTTGGGGGCACTCCTAATGAGTTAGTTCTCGCCACTAGGGATTATGCCAAGATCACGCAAGCTTTCCTTAGCGAGGTGGGCTTTAAAGGGGATTTTATCGCGGGGCATAGCTTTGGCGGCAAAGTCGCCACTCTTTTATCCCCCCAAAACCTCATCCTGCTCAGCAGTGCGGGGATTCTTCTTCCTAAATCCCTTAAAATCAAAAGCAAAATCGCTCTGGCTAAAATTGCCAAGCCCCTCTTAGGGGGAGTGCTCACCGAAAGACTAAGGAGCGAAGACGCCAAGGGGATGCCCCAAAATATGTATGAGACTTTTAAAAATGTCGTGGATGAGGATTTTTCTCCCCACTTTAGAGAATCGCGCTCCCTTGGGTTTCTCTTTTGGGGCAAAGAGGATCGCGCCACGCCACTGGAGTGCGGATGCAAAATCGCCTCTTTGATGCCTAGAGCCACCCTTTTCCCTTTAGAGGGGGATCACTACTTTTTTCTCAACCAAGCCACTCTCATCGAAGGAATCGTGAAGAAAGGAATCGCATTGAAAACCTATCATTTCAAGATCACTGGCAAAGTCCAAGGGGTGGGTTATCGAAAATTCACCCAAAGAGTCGCCCAAGAGATGGGACTCAAAGGTCATGTGCGCAACATGGAAGATGGAAGCGTCGAGGCGCTCTGTACCCTAGAGGAGAGCCAATATGAGCCTTTTATTAAGGCACTCCACCAAGGTCCCCTGCGCTCGAAAGTTGAGGCGATTGAAGCCTCCGAGGTGGAATCTCGCCCTCTAGAGGGCTTTGAGATTCTTTACTAG